The Streptomyces sp. NBC_01244 genome contains a region encoding:
- a CDS encoding tetratricopeptide repeat protein, with product MAGRGPSRQELIRRRRSIGFIGRQGEVSAFRVALRQPPEEAAQFLFHIRGPGGVGKSTLVRHLETIAREAGAVTASVDESAADVIETMEAVSAQFTQRGLAMKGFDKLLATYRQRRHEADAGVLAAATGPDPVTGAAPPPSPSSMIASQLGLAGLGMIPGVGALTGVVDPNQVAAGADRVKALLSTRLRSHGDVELVLSPLDALTPVFLEELAEVARRHPWIVLFFDTYERTAPMLDTWLRDVLGSERYGEFPANVLVTLAGQSKLAARTWEDWHDLVTDWPLEVFTETEARLLLTGKGVTDERVVEVILRLSGRLPVLVSTLAETQPGTVEEVEEIGDPSGTAVERFLKWVPDPAHRAAALACAFPQELDEDVYRAAVEEEAAELFGWLRSMPFVTDRSGHCRYHEVVRSAMLRLQRRQSPIRWEQLHTRLADAFRRRRERLEEATAPAEGWWSDETWRGHRLQEAYHRLCADPRTALPSLLRDLVDAYDHGITTLRRWTAVLAAAGRDTDSPDLTRWSQDLGTALDQPAPATAALTLLLTRAGLAPEGRALALTLRGRDHHSAEDYAQAIADYTDALALNPQAERAYSGRALAYTLTSSNEAAIADYTRAMELDPDQISSLIRRGFLYRLSGRYEEALADLDRATQIGPDDHQALTGRAAIYYSMARYEEALAGFTRALAIQSNNKAWVLTSRAETFRAMSRDAEAFEDYRRAIELSPDYAWAFISRAFTLRGLGRNEDALADFMRAVEVSPDDATAVAGRADTHRATGRYEDALVDYTRAIELDPNSGWAWAGRGDSLLSLGRYDEALADFDRATDLAPDHSWAFSLRAMTWAKLGHFERALDDWDHVCEISPDNSWGIRRRADYRRLLGSHEEALVDYGRAVELRPADASTLTARGLAYRLLGHYDEALNDLIRSLALDPDDAWTHYEMAVVRAALGHPDRDRHLTRVVELRSSPDAGVPDVLEADSLLLAYCLMPDWERAEERLAEFLEAAPLPGELHALPINLRSLIPVIPAAEARIEGFCRVLEARLTTAPPA from the coding sequence ATGGCGGGACGGGGACCTTCGAGGCAGGAGCTGATCCGGCGACGCCGTTCCATCGGCTTCATCGGCAGACAGGGCGAGGTCAGCGCCTTTCGCGTGGCCCTCAGGCAGCCCCCGGAGGAAGCGGCGCAGTTCCTCTTCCACATTCGAGGCCCCGGCGGTGTCGGTAAATCGACCCTGGTACGGCACCTGGAGACCATCGCCCGCGAGGCCGGGGCGGTCACCGCGTCCGTGGACGAGTCGGCCGCGGACGTCATCGAGACGATGGAGGCCGTCAGCGCCCAGTTCACCCAGCGCGGCCTGGCCATGAAGGGCTTCGACAAGCTGCTGGCCACCTATCGCCAGCGCCGGCACGAGGCCGACGCCGGAGTCCTCGCGGCCGCCACCGGGCCCGACCCGGTGACCGGAGCCGCCCCGCCCCCGTCCCCTTCCAGCATGATCGCCTCGCAGCTCGGCCTCGCCGGGCTCGGCATGATCCCGGGCGTCGGTGCGCTCACCGGCGTGGTCGACCCGAACCAGGTCGCCGCCGGCGCGGACCGGGTCAAGGCCCTCCTCAGCACCCGGCTGCGCAGCCACGGAGACGTGGAGCTGGTCCTCTCCCCGCTGGACGCGTTGACCCCGGTGTTCCTCGAAGAGCTCGCCGAGGTGGCACGCAGACACCCGTGGATCGTGCTCTTCTTCGACACCTACGAGCGCACCGCTCCCATGCTGGACACCTGGCTGCGCGACGTACTGGGCAGCGAACGCTACGGGGAGTTCCCCGCGAACGTGCTGGTCACCCTGGCCGGACAGTCGAAGCTGGCCGCCCGCACCTGGGAGGACTGGCACGACCTGGTCACCGACTGGCCGCTGGAGGTCTTCACCGAGACCGAGGCACGTCTCCTGCTCACCGGAAAGGGAGTCACCGACGAGCGGGTCGTGGAGGTGATCTTGCGCCTGTCGGGCCGGCTTCCGGTCCTGGTCTCGACCCTGGCCGAGACGCAGCCGGGCACGGTGGAGGAGGTGGAGGAGATCGGGGACCCGAGCGGCACCGCCGTCGAGCGGTTCCTGAAGTGGGTGCCCGACCCCGCCCACCGGGCCGCGGCCCTGGCCTGCGCGTTCCCGCAGGAGCTGGACGAGGACGTCTACCGGGCCGCGGTCGAGGAGGAAGCGGCCGAACTCTTCGGCTGGCTCCGGTCGATGCCCTTCGTCACCGACCGCTCGGGCCACTGCCGCTATCACGAGGTGGTCCGGAGCGCGATGCTGCGCCTGCAGCGCAGGCAGTCCCCGATCCGGTGGGAGCAGCTCCACACCCGGCTGGCCGACGCCTTCCGGCGGCGGCGCGAGCGCCTGGAGGAGGCGACGGCCCCGGCCGAGGGGTGGTGGTCGGACGAAACCTGGCGCGGCCACCGCCTGCAGGAGGCCTACCACCGCCTCTGCGCCGACCCCCGCACAGCCCTCCCGTCCCTGCTCCGGGACCTGGTCGACGCCTACGACCACGGCATCACCACCCTCCGCCGCTGGACCGCCGTCCTGGCGGCGGCGGGGCGCGACACGGACTCCCCGGACCTCACCCGCTGGTCCCAGGACCTCGGCACGGCCCTGGACCAGCCGGCCCCGGCCACCGCGGCGTTGACGCTGCTCCTGACCCGAGCCGGCCTCGCCCCCGAAGGCAGGGCCCTGGCCCTGACCCTGCGCGGCCGGGACCACCACAGTGCCGAGGACTACGCGCAGGCCATAGCCGACTACACCGATGCCCTCGCGCTGAACCCCCAGGCCGAGCGCGCCTACTCCGGCCGGGCCCTGGCCTACACGCTGACATCGAGCAACGAGGCGGCGATCGCGGACTACACCCGGGCCATGGAACTCGATCCGGACCAGATCTCCAGCTTGATCAGGCGGGGGTTCCTGTACCGCTTGTCCGGCAGGTACGAGGAGGCCCTTGCCGACCTCGACCGTGCGACGCAGATCGGCCCGGACGATCACCAGGCGCTCACCGGCCGCGCCGCGATCTATTACTCGATGGCCCGATACGAGGAAGCCCTGGCCGGTTTCACTCGAGCTCTGGCAATCCAGAGCAACAACAAGGCCTGGGTTTTGACTAGTCGGGCCGAAACCTTCAGGGCGATGAGCCGCGACGCGGAGGCGTTCGAGGACTACAGGCGGGCCATCGAGCTCTCTCCGGACTACGCCTGGGCCTTCATCAGCCGCGCCTTTACCCTGCGCGGTCTTGGGCGGAACGAGGATGCCTTGGCCGACTTCATGCGGGCCGTCGAGGTGAGTCCTGACGACGCCACAGCGGTCGCCGGCAGAGCCGATACCCATCGGGCGACGGGGCGGTACGAGGATGCCTTGGTGGACTACACCCGGGCCATCGAACTCGACCCGAACTCCGGCTGGGCATGGGCCGGCCGCGGGGACAGCCTCCTGTCGCTGGGACGGTACGACGAGGCCCTGGCCGATTTCGATCGCGCCACCGATCTCGCGCCGGACCATTCGTGGGCTTTCTCCCTGCGCGCGATGACCTGGGCGAAGCTCGGCCACTTCGAGCGGGCCCTCGACGACTGGGACCACGTCTGTGAGATCAGCCCCGACAACAGTTGGGGCATCAGAAGGAGGGCTGATTACCGCCGCCTGCTGGGCTCGCACGAAGAGGCCTTGGTCGATTACGGTCGCGCGGTCGAGCTCCGCCCCGCAGATGCCTCCACACTCACCGCTCGAGGTCTGGCTTACCGCCTGCTCGGTCACTATGACGAGGCGCTCAACGACCTCATCCGGTCCCTCGCGCTCGACCCCGATGACGCGTGGACGCACTACGAGATGGCCGTAGTCAGGGCCGCGCTCGGGCACCCGGATCGTGACCGCCACCTGACGCGCGTGGTGGAACTGCGGAGCTCTCCTGATGCCGGAGTGCCGGATGTCCTCGAAGCGGACAGCCTCCTTCTCGCCTACTGTCTGATGCCCGACTGGGAGAGGGCCGAGGAGCGCCTCGCGGAGTTTTTGGAAGCCGCTCCGCTGCCGGGGGAACTGCACGCCCTGCCCATCAACCTCCGCAGCCTCATCCCCGTGATCCCGGCAGCCGAGGCCCGCATCGAGGGGTTCTGCCGGGTACTCGAGGCGAGGCTCACGACCGCGCCTCCTGCCTAG
- a CDS encoding TOMM precursor leader peptide-binding protein: MYPKVKPALARAWRDLQTVQFGVTPAHAVVLGPVDTATGSLLDLIDGTRGMELLRSEGKAMGLPDGRVDEVVRRLAAAGLLDDATAGGPRAQAVRDRPEALERLGPDLGSLSLVRPRPGGDLQGVAARRVIRVQVRGSGRVGAVIASVLAGAGIGRVEVLDGGRAQPADVAPGGLGPGSVGRLRAEAARTAVRDAAPGRGPRTGESEGPEPGLALVVVAPRDGLQSWAPDPETAADWVTTGTPHLYAGVLEGTGLVGPLVLPGATACAGCMERDRIERDPAWPRMLVQWRSAHRRRTAAACDLGLSTAVAGLAAAHALSFLDGELPASTGTRWEASLPTLTWQSTPVQPHPDCPCAAAGVLVEQGVRA; the protein is encoded by the coding sequence ATGTATCCGAAGGTGAAGCCGGCGCTGGCCCGGGCCTGGCGGGATCTGCAGACGGTGCAATTCGGTGTGACGCCCGCACATGCGGTGGTGCTCGGCCCGGTGGACACGGCCACGGGCTCGCTCCTCGACCTGATCGACGGGACGCGGGGCATGGAGCTGCTCCGGTCGGAGGGCAAGGCGATGGGTCTCCCGGACGGCCGGGTCGACGAGGTGGTGCGCAGGCTCGCGGCGGCCGGGCTGCTCGACGACGCCACGGCGGGCGGCCCTCGCGCCCAGGCGGTGCGGGACCGCCCCGAGGCTCTGGAGCGGCTCGGCCCGGACCTGGGGTCGCTGTCCTTGGTCCGCCCCCGGCCGGGCGGGGACTTACAGGGGGTCGCCGCCCGCCGGGTGATACGGGTTCAAGTGCGCGGGAGCGGACGGGTGGGCGCGGTGATCGCCTCGGTCCTGGCCGGAGCGGGCATCGGCCGGGTCGAGGTGCTCGACGGGGGCCGCGCGCAGCCTGCGGACGTGGCACCGGGAGGTCTGGGCCCCGGCAGCGTGGGACGCCTGCGCGCCGAAGCCGCGCGGACGGCGGTCCGCGACGCCGCGCCCGGACGCGGGCCGCGGACCGGGGAGAGCGAGGGACCGGAGCCGGGGCTGGCCCTGGTGGTGGTCGCGCCCCGGGACGGGCTGCAGTCCTGGGCCCCCGATCCGGAGACGGCGGCCGACTGGGTCACCACCGGCACCCCGCACCTGTACGCGGGGGTACTGGAGGGCACCGGGCTGGTGGGGCCGCTGGTCCTGCCCGGAGCCACGGCCTGCGCCGGCTGTATGGAGCGCGACCGGATCGAGCGGGACCCGGCCTGGCCGCGCATGCTGGTCCAGTGGCGCTCGGCCCACCGCCGCCGGACCGCCGCCGCCTGCGACCTCGGCCTCTCCACGGCCGTGGCCGGCCTGGCCGCGGCCCACGCCCTGTCCTTCCTCGACGGCGAACTCCCCGCCTCCACCGGCACCCGCTGGGAGGCCTCCCTCCCGACGCTCACCTGGCAGTCCACCCCGGTCCAACCGCACCCCGACTGCCCGTGCGCGGCGGCCGGTGTCCTGGTGGAGCAGGGGGTGAGGGCATGA
- a CDS encoding ABC1 kinase family protein: MSDLPRKAVTRTVKLAALPLGIAGRATWGLGKRIGGKSAEIVARELQQRTAEQLFRVLGELKGGAMKFGQALSVFESALPEEVAGPYRAALTKLQEAAPPLPAATVHQVLSERLGADWRDLFEEFEDKPAAAASIGQVHRAVWHDGRQVAVKVQYPGAGEALLSDLKQLSRFAGLLGPLIPGMDIKPLIKELRDRVSEELDYELEAEAQRTHADAFDGDEDVVVPDVVHQSDQVLVTDWIEGTPLSEVIADGTPEERDRAGQLLARFLFSGPARTGLLHADPHPGNFRLIAGADGRTRLGVLDFGTVDRLPGGWPKPIGRSLRMALDADAEGVYGHLRAEGFVRESIELEADAVLDYLRPMLEPAEAEEFTFTRTWLRGQAARIADPRSPAHQLGRQINLPPSYLLIHRVTLSTIGVLCQLGATVRLREELDSWLPGFLPDEA, translated from the coding sequence ATGTCTGATCTTCCCCGGAAGGCGGTCACCCGTACCGTCAAGCTGGCCGCGCTGCCGCTCGGCATAGCGGGCCGGGCCACTTGGGGGCTCGGCAAGCGGATCGGCGGCAAGTCGGCGGAGATAGTGGCGCGCGAGCTCCAGCAGCGCACCGCCGAGCAGCTGTTCCGCGTACTGGGAGAGCTGAAGGGGGGCGCCATGAAGTTCGGCCAGGCGCTCTCGGTCTTCGAGTCGGCGCTGCCCGAGGAAGTCGCCGGGCCCTACCGGGCCGCGCTGACGAAGTTGCAGGAGGCGGCCCCGCCGCTGCCCGCGGCCACCGTGCACCAGGTGCTGTCGGAGCGGCTCGGCGCGGACTGGCGGGATCTGTTCGAGGAGTTCGAGGACAAGCCCGCCGCGGCGGCCTCGATCGGGCAGGTGCACCGGGCTGTGTGGCACGACGGCCGCCAGGTGGCGGTCAAGGTCCAGTACCCGGGGGCCGGCGAGGCCCTGCTGTCGGACCTGAAGCAGCTGAGCCGGTTCGCGGGGCTGCTCGGGCCGCTGATCCCGGGCATGGACATCAAGCCCTTGATCAAGGAGCTGCGCGACCGGGTCTCGGAGGAGCTGGACTACGAGCTGGAGGCCGAGGCACAGCGGACGCACGCGGACGCCTTCGACGGCGACGAGGACGTGGTCGTGCCGGACGTGGTGCACCAGAGCGACCAGGTGCTGGTGACCGACTGGATCGAGGGGACCCCGCTGTCGGAGGTGATCGCCGACGGGACCCCGGAGGAGCGCGACCGCGCCGGACAGCTGCTGGCCCGGTTCCTCTTCTCCGGCCCCGCGCGCACCGGGCTGCTGCACGCCGACCCGCACCCGGGCAACTTCCGGCTGATCGCCGGGGCGGACGGCCGGACGCGACTGGGCGTACTGGACTTCGGAACCGTCGACCGGCTGCCGGGCGGCTGGCCCAAGCCCATCGGCCGGTCGCTGCGGATGGCGCTGGACGCCGATGCCGAAGGGGTCTACGGGCACCTGCGCGCGGAGGGGTTCGTGCGCGAGTCCATCGAGCTGGAAGCCGACGCCGTGCTCGACTACCTGAGGCCGATGCTCGAACCGGCCGAGGCCGAGGAGTTCACCTTCACGCGGACCTGGCTGCGCGGCCAGGCCGCGCGGATCGCCGACCCCCGCTCCCCCGCGCACCAGTTGGGCCGGCAGATCAACCTGCCGCCCTCCTACCTGCTGATCCACCGGGTGACGCTGAGCACCATCGGGGTGCTGTGCCAGCTCGGCGCCACGGTCAGGCTCCGCGAGGAACTGGACTCCTGGCTGCCGGGGTTCCTGCCCGACGAGGCCTGA